A window from Gottschalkiaceae bacterium SANA encodes these proteins:
- the nhaC_2 gene encoding Na+/H+ antiporter NhaC: MKKKPSFGLALSCIVVMFATIGIGKGVFNIGIQPLLIISAVYAAIIGIRLGYTYAEMEAGISEKLKQTMPTLFIILSVGIVVGTWVYSGTVPMMIYYGLKLINPSWFLVTAFIIVAIVSTATGTAWGSTATAGVALIGVAEQMGIPLGMAAGAIIAGGVFGDKMSPLSDTTNLAPLVSGAELFEHIRHMFYTTLPAATIGLVVYFIAGMQFSGVEVGQSESIRLLMANLDALYNWNIFLLLPIVIILVGSMMKKPTVPLMLLSSAVAIVLGAVVHGFNFSDGMVAVVSGFNVNMAAVKGVDPDTIIAPVMKLANRGGIRSMMNIVVTIFCGYSFAGIIEKIGCLEALMSPLNGKIKKEWQLIGITILASLVMVFTAGVASVAFIMIGTLLKDTYKEMGLEAKNLSRTLEDSGTMWLPFVPWGASAIFYVEVLGVQVGQYGIWAISCYLGIFMSMFCAFTGFGIARIQPAAISSLKKEEKSVS; the protein is encoded by the coding sequence ATGAAGAAAAAACCGTCATTTGGACTGGCTTTATCATGTATAGTGGTTATGTTTGCAACGATTGGCATTGGAAAAGGAGTTTTTAATATCGGCATACAGCCGCTTCTGATTATAAGCGCTGTATACGCAGCGATCATAGGTATTCGATTGGGTTATACATACGCTGAGATGGAAGCGGGCATATCTGAAAAGTTAAAGCAGACGATGCCAACGCTTTTTATTATTCTTTCTGTAGGCATTGTTGTGGGAACCTGGGTGTATTCTGGCACGGTGCCCATGATGATCTACTATGGATTGAAACTGATTAACCCATCATGGTTCTTGGTAACGGCATTTATCATTGTGGCAATCGTTTCCACAGCCACGGGAACAGCATGGGGCTCTACTGCAACAGCGGGCGTTGCGCTGATTGGCGTAGCGGAACAGATGGGAATCCCATTGGGCATGGCGGCGGGTGCAATTATTGCAGGCGGCGTATTTGGCGACAAGATGTCTCCTTTGTCCGATACAACCAATTTAGCACCCTTGGTGAGCGGTGCAGAACTATTTGAGCATATTAGACATATGTTTTATACAACGCTGCCGGCGGCGACGATCGGCCTTGTGGTGTATTTTATAGCAGGTATGCAATTTAGCGGAGTAGAAGTGGGACAAAGCGAAAGTATTCGACTCTTAATGGCGAATCTGGATGCCTTGTACAATTGGAATATCTTTCTCCTGTTGCCGATTGTTATTATTCTTGTTGGGTCGATGATGAAAAAACCGACGGTTCCATTGATGCTCTTGTCTTCGGCTGTAGCGATTGTTTTGGGTGCAGTAGTCCATGGCTTTAATTTCAGTGACGGCATGGTGGCTGTTGTATCTGGCTTTAATGTGAATATGGCAGCAGTAAAAGGCGTGGATCCAGATACAATTATTGCTCCGGTCATGAAGCTGGCCAATCGTGGCGGCATTCGGTCCATGATGAATATTGTGGTAACCATTTTCTGCGGCTATTCTTTTGCCGGAATTATAGAGAAGATCGGATGTTTGGAAGCACTTATGAGTCCTTTGAACGGAAAGATCAAAAAAGAATGGCAGCTGATTGGAATCACGATACTTGCAAGTCTTGTTATGGTCTTTACCGCAGGTGTTGCGTCTGTAGCCTTTATTATGATTGGAACCTTGTTGAAGGATACCTATAAGGAGATGGGGTTGGAAGCGAAAAATCTTTCAAGAACCTTGGAAGATTCAGGGACCATGTGGCTTCCATTTGTGCCTTGGGGTGCATCAGCGATCTTCTATGTGGAAGTTTTGGGCGTTCAGGTCGGTCAGTATGGCATTTGGGCAATTTCGTGTTATTTGGGAATCTTTATGTCCATGTTCTGTGCATTTACCGGATTCGGCATAGCAAGGATTCAGCCGGCTGCTATTTCTTCATTGAAAAAAGAGGAAAAATCGGTTAGTTAA
- a CDS encoding DMT family transporter, with protein sequence MKGIIAVGLASIAYGIMPVFTKNLILQGMPTVSVVFYRFLLAHLAIGIYLLVSKKGLHVTRGQLKDLVVLGVAGFGLTAFFLASSYETLPVGLATMFHFTYPIFVVLMMMGVFHEKASGMKWLAVISAVIGLVLLMDLSGGLSVKGIIWAVLSGITYAVYVIGNRETSLRDLPAPQILFYVTLVSVVFFGAQAIFKGQLVVPSGARAWVDLLFISQVSTVFALLLLTYGIKTIGATKASMINMLEPVVGMVSGMVVYGERLDFRSGLGCMAILLAVVCIAFDGATERKQVLKMKKSMG encoded by the coding sequence ATGAAAGGAATAATAGCGGTAGGATTGGCATCCATTGCTTATGGTATTATGCCGGTTTTTACAAAAAATTTGATTTTACAAGGCATGCCGACGGTATCGGTTGTGTTTTACCGATTCTTGCTAGCCCATCTTGCAATCGGCATTTATTTGCTGGTTAGCAAAAAAGGATTGCATGTGACGCGGGGGCAATTGAAGGATCTTGTGGTTTTGGGTGTGGCTGGTTTTGGCCTGACGGCTTTTTTTCTGGCCAGTTCCTATGAAACCTTACCGGTAGGCTTGGCTACCATGTTTCATTTTACCTACCCAATCTTTGTTGTTTTGATGATGATGGGCGTGTTTCATGAAAAAGCTTCCGGGATGAAGTGGCTTGCTGTAATTTCGGCGGTAATTGGATTGGTATTATTGATGGATTTGAGTGGCGGTTTGTCTGTTAAAGGCATTATTTGGGCGGTATTGTCCGGAATTACCTATGCGGTATATGTCATCGGTAATCGTGAAACAAGCTTGCGAGACTTGCCGGCTCCCCAGATTCTCTTTTATGTTACCTTGGTATCGGTTGTCTTTTTTGGTGCGCAGGCGATTTTTAAGGGGCAGTTGGTGGTTCCTTCGGGGGCACGGGCTTGGGTAGATCTCTTGTTTATCTCGCAGGTATCAACGGTATTTGCTTTATTGCTGCTGACCTATGGAATTAAAACGATTGGCGCAACTAAGGCATCTATGATTAATATGCTGGAACCCGTTGTGGGGATGGTTTCCGGGATGGTGGTTTATGGAGAACGGTTAGATTTTCGTTCAGGATTGGGTTGTATGGCCATTCTTTTGGCGGTTGTCTGCATCGCTTTTGATGGTGCAACTGAGAGAAAACAGGTCTTAAAAATGAAAAAATCAATGGGCTAA
- a CDS encoding cupin domain-containing protein, whose product MIEQIFHYSTGNEKAVEKLIMDDNVHYIHMLFNKDEGLPEHFSNSTVYMTVVKGRLTIRLGEQEAHPYEAGTVLKIPYQTKMNVGNKDDDLLELIVVKAPAPGSF is encoded by the coding sequence ATGATTGAACAAATTTTTCATTATTCTACGGGAAATGAAAAAGCCGTGGAAAAATTGATCATGGATGACAATGTTCACTATATTCATATGCTATTCAATAAAGACGAGGGATTGCCGGAACATTTTTCGAATTCCACTGTGTATATGACTGTGGTGAAGGGACGATTAACGATTCGGCTTGGTGAGCAGGAAGCACATCCTTATGAGGCGGGAACCGTATTGAAAATCCCGTATCAGACGAAGATGAATGTGGGAAATAAGGATGATGACTTATTGGAATTGATTGTTGTAAAGGCACCGGCACCAGGAAGTTTTTAA
- a CDS encoding TrkA C-terminal domain-containing protein encodes MMTKTLKVRYIAIATDIASKIVSGEYQEKEKIRGRSTLASQYGVSTETIRRALRLLEEMKVIEVSSGWGIVIHSKANALAFVEKFRERESIRMLLQEMRKLDETRRNLDARQKELVAKLVDYAERYRSIQVVQPHEIEILPGSHFIDQTISDLRIWQKTGVTVAAVSTRGQMILSPGPNYNFCEEDIIFAVGSREAEEKLVEYIKQKQPIL; translated from the coding sequence ATGATGACAAAAACATTAAAAGTACGATATATTGCAATTGCAACCGATATTGCGAGTAAGATTGTGTCGGGAGAATATCAGGAAAAAGAGAAGATTCGAGGACGTTCCACTTTGGCGAGCCAATATGGCGTGTCGACAGAAACAATCCGGCGGGCTCTGCGCCTTCTGGAAGAAATGAAAGTGATTGAAGTATCTTCAGGTTGGGGGATTGTGATCCACAGCAAGGCGAATGCATTAGCCTTTGTTGAAAAGTTTCGAGAGAGGGAATCCATTCGCATGTTGTTGCAGGAAATGCGTAAGCTGGATGAAACGCGCCGAAATTTAGATGCTAGACAGAAGGAATTGGTCGCCAAGTTGGTCGATTATGCGGAGCGCTATCGATCAATTCAAGTGGTGCAGCCCCACGAAATTGAAATTTTACCGGGCTCTCATTTTATCGATCAAACGATTAGCGACCTTCGAATTTGGCAGAAAACCGGTGTAACGGTTGCTGCAGTCAGCACTCGCGGGCAAATGATTTTGTCGCCGGGTCCGAATTATAATTTTTGCGAAGAAGATATAATTTTTGCCGTAGGAAGCCGAGAAGCCGAAGAAAAATTAGTTGAATATATAAAACAGAAGCAACCTATTTTATAG
- a CDS encoding betaine/proline/choline family ABC transporter ATP-binding protein: MIELKNVVKTYDQKTIVVDRLNLTIEKGQIIVLIGESGCGKTTSMKMINRLIPMTDGEILFDGKSIMDYSPVELRRKIGYVIQKVGLLPHITIGENIELVPKLLNWDKNKRRLRALELLDLVDLDKSYYHRYAHELSGGQQQRIGVARALATNPDVILMDEPFSALDPMTREQLQRELLKLQDELGKTIVFVTHDMDEALKIGDKIAVMKDGKILQFDTPERILKHPVNDYVENFVGKDRLWKLPEMMYAKDIMNRKVEVIGARRRGLQAFEIMKARGIRRAIVVEKEGKQQQVPLGWIHINQLRSQKAEEKTLQDLVKVEIQAVHETENLPNVLALMKETEANRLVVVDDENKMVGIVTQSSVLDVLADLVSEYDEEGDED; this comes from the coding sequence ATGATTGAATTAAAAAATGTCGTGAAAACCTATGATCAAAAGACGATTGTAGTAGATCGACTTAATTTGACGATTGAAAAGGGACAGATCATTGTTCTAATTGGCGAGAGTGGTTGTGGAAAGACAACCAGTATGAAGATGATTAACCGATTGATTCCTATGACGGATGGAGAAATTTTGTTCGATGGAAAATCCATTATGGATTATAGCCCGGTAGAGTTGCGAAGGAAGATTGGGTATGTGATTCAGAAGGTTGGTTTACTCCCACATATTACGATTGGGGAGAATATTGAGCTGGTACCCAAGCTATTGAATTGGGACAAGAATAAGCGTCGATTGCGCGCTTTGGAATTGCTGGATTTGGTGGATTTGGATAAATCCTATTATCACCGTTACGCACATGAATTGTCCGGCGGTCAGCAACAGCGAATTGGCGTTGCTCGAGCATTGGCGACCAATCCAGATGTAATTTTGATGGATGAGCCGTTTTCTGCATTGGATCCCATGACGCGGGAACAATTGCAGCGAGAGTTGCTGAAATTGCAGGATGAGTTGGGCAAGACCATTGTGTTCGTTACCCATGATATGGATGAGGCTTTAAAAATTGGTGATAAAATTGCCGTCATGAAAGATGGAAAGATTCTGCAATTTGATACGCCGGAACGAATTTTAAAACATCCGGTTAACGACTATGTGGAAAACTTTGTGGGCAAAGATCGCTTGTGGAAATTGCCAGAGATGATGTACGCAAAAGATATTATGAATCGAAAAGTAGAAGTGATCGGCGCGCGTCGTCGCGGCTTGCAGGCTTTTGAAATTATGAAAGCGCGGGGAATTAGACGGGCGATTGTTGTGGAAAAAGAAGGAAAACAGCAGCAGGTACCATTGGGCTGGATTCATATTAATCAATTGCGCAGCCAGAAGGCGGAAGAAAAAACTTTGCAGGACTTGGTGAAGGTAGAGATTCAGGCCGTACATGAAACCGAGAATCTTCCCAATGTGTTGGCTTTAATGAAGGAAACGGAAGCCAATCGTTTGGTGGTTGTCGATGATGAGAATAAGATGGTCGGTATTGTAACGCAGTCCAGTGTTTTGGATGTATTAGCAGACCTCGTTTCTGAATATGACGAAGAGGGGGATGAGGACTGA
- a CDS encoding hypothetical protein (frameshifted, insertion/deletion at around 754418) has product MDLIRFMVAHADKIFGALIQHMKITGIAVAFAILIGVPIGIWISKKQNIAGFVLGVANIMQTIPSLALFGLIIPIMGIGFKPSVFVLLLYALMPIIKNTYIGITTVDPAVIEAGRGMGMTRMQILKMIEVPLSLPMIMGGIRISTVINIGTATIAALIGAGGLGTFIFQGISMADNMMVLSGAIPTALLALLMDALLNFVELKLTPTALKGENK; this is encoded by the coding sequence ATGGATTTGATTCGTTTTATGGTGGCGCATGCCGATAAAATTTTCGGTGCGTTAATTCAGCATATGAAAATTACGGGAATCGCTGTAGCTTTTGCTATTTTGATTGGGGTTCCCATTGGAATTTGGATTTCAAAGAAACAAAATATTGCTGGTTTTGTGTTGGGCGTCGCTAATATTATGCAGACGATTCCAAGTTTGGCTTTGTTTGGTTTGATTATCCCGATCATGGGAATTGGATTTAAGCCCTCGGTATTTGTTTTGTTATTGTATGCATTAATGCCAATTATCAAAAATACTTATATCGGAATTACAACGGTAGATCCAGCTGTGATTGAGGCAGGCCGTGGAATGGGCATGACAAGAATGCAAATTTTGAAAATGATTGAAGTGCCGTTATCGCTACCTATGATTATGGGAGGAATTCGGATTTCGACTGTTATTAATATTGGTACAGCGACGATTGCGGCTTTGATTGGTGCTGGTGGTCTTGGTACTTTTATTTTCCAGGGGATTTCAATGGCAGATAATATGATGGTACTTAGCGGTGCAATTCCAACGGCCTTATTGGCGTTGCTTATGGATGCGCTATTGAATTTTGTTGAATTAAAATTGACACCAACGGCTCTTAAGGGGGAAAATAAATGA